TTGCCCAAAACAAGGTCAGCTTGCTCAAAAACGGGTTGAACCTTTTCAAAAAAAGGAGAAAAGTCGTATCCCTCCGCCGTTTTGCCCGCTTCGATTTGGGGCATATGCATCATAATATCCCCTACAACCATCAGCTGCAGTTCCTCTACTGATCGTGCTTCCCGCTCTCGAGGGACAGATGGGCTTTCATTAATCCCATCAGCACCATCTGCCTGTTGTTCAGCTGGGATTTGTCCGGTTTGCTCTGCTGTTTCCCCTTGAACATGCTGTTCGGCACCAGGAGTATTCTCTTGCTCAAACAAGGAACACCCCGTTGCCAAAACAACCATGCAGAAAGCAATAATAAACCATTTCAAGCGCATAATATTTAACTCCCATAAGCAGATTGTTCTCTCTCTTATCATAGCAGAATCTGTCCATAATTTATACAGAAACCCGTGTCAACGGGATCTTAACATGATCCTTGTGACACGGGCAGCTGTGGATTCCATTCTTTAAGTTTACATAATTCATATTCTGTTAATAACCCTTCTTCGTTGGCCACCTTAAGCAAGGTTTGGTAATCACTTAAGCTGACATAGGGAATATTTGCTTGTTGGAAAGCTTGTTTGGCCTGTGTCAACTCATAGGAGAAAATGGCCACCACGCCCAGTACTTTCGCTCCAATCTGACTGATCGCTTCAGTCACCCGCAAGGCACTCCCGCCAGTGGAGATTAAGTCTTCCACCACAACCACTTTGTCCTGAGGGGAAATTACACCCTCAATTTGATTTTGTTTACCGTGGCTTTTAGCCTTGGAACGGACATATGCCATGGGTAAGTTCATTCGCTCAGCCACCCAGGCAGCATGGGGAATGCCTGCTGTGGCTGTTCCTACAATAGCAGTAGGCTGGCTGTAATGTTCATTGATCAGCGTAACCAGACCGTCAGCGATCTCTTGTCTTAAGTTAGGATAAGAAAGCGTCAACCGATTATCGCAATAGATGGGCGATTCAATGCCGGAGGACCAGATAAAGGGCTTGCGGGGACTCAGTTCGACAGCACCGATGGATAGTAACTCTCTGGCGATTTTTTCTTTCATGTTAGTTCACCTCATTCATCTCTTTGATTATATTATGGTAAGCTGCCACTGGATCTTCAGCCTGGATGATGGCTCTTCCCACAACCAAGAAATCACTGCCTATTCTCAGTGCATCCCGCGGTGTGGCCACTCTGGCCTGGTCATGGTTATCGCAGCCGAACGGGCGAATACCTGGTGTCACCGTGATAAATGAGGTGCCACAGGTAGATTTAATAAGCGGCACTTCTTTGGCTGCGCAGACCACACCGTCCATGCCGGATGATTGGGCTAAGATAGCATAATGGAGCACCGCTTTTTCAACAGTTCCAGGTATGCCAATCTCTTCATTCAGGATTTGCTCGGAGGTGCTTGTTAATTGGGTTACACCAACTATGAGCGGTCGTTCAGCTGCCGAAGACCCTGCTTCCACGCCTTCCTGTACCGCCTCCAGCATGGCCCGTCCGCCGGCACAGTGGACGGTCAGCATGCTAACCCCCAGTTTGGCTAGAGATTGGGCAGCCCCTTTTACTGTGTTGGGGATATCATGCAGTTTTAGGTCCACAAAGACGTTGATCCCTCGTTCTCTCAATTTTTGAACCAGTTCAGGTCCTTCTGCATAAAACAGTTGCATGCCCACTTTAACAAACATGTCAGGGGCATTAATCCGTTTAACCAAATCAAGGGCCTGATCGCCAGTAGCAACATCTAAGGCCACGATGAGCGGGTTAAGCTTTCGCGCTCCCATGTTTCCACCCCATTCCCGTTAAATCATGAATATACTCAACTCCCATCCGGTCAAGCAAGGA
This window of the Caldalkalibacillus uzonensis genome carries:
- the pyrE gene encoding orotate phosphoribosyltransferase, yielding MKEKIARELLSIGAVELSPRKPFIWSSGIESPIYCDNRLTLSYPNLRQEIADGLVTLINEHYSQPTAIVGTATAGIPHAAWVAERMNLPMAYVRSKAKSHGKQNQIEGVISPQDKVVVVEDLISTGGSALRVTEAISQIGAKVLGVVAIFSYELTQAKQAFQQANIPYVSLSDYQTLLKVANEEGLLTEYELCKLKEWNPQLPVSQGSC
- the pyrF gene encoding orotidine-5'-phosphate decarboxylase, which encodes MGARKLNPLIVALDVATGDQALDLVKRINAPDMFVKVGMQLFYAEGPELVQKLRERGINVFVDLKLHDIPNTVKGAAQSLAKLGVSMLTVHCAGGRAMLEAVQEGVEAGSSAAERPLIVGVTQLTSTSEQILNEEIGIPGTVEKAVLHYAILAQSSGMDGVVCAAKEVPLIKSTCGTSFITVTPGIRPFGCDNHDQARVATPRDALRIGSDFLVVGRAIIQAEDPVAAYHNIIKEMNEVN